The Betta splendens chromosome 7, fBetSpl5.4, whole genome shotgun sequence genome includes a window with the following:
- the tspan31 gene encoding tetraspanin-31 isoform X2, producing the protein MVCGGFTCSKNALCSLNVVYMLVGLLLIGVAAWGKGFGLVSSIHIIGGVIAVGVFLLLIAIVGLIGAIHHHQVMLFFYMVILFIVFLFQFGVSCSCLAMNRGQQETLLNSTWGVLDDKTKSGLEIQLNCCGLLNTTSTRAKYEEDVKNCPAACKENSCSTCGEMMLHHATEALKILGGVGLFFSFTEILGVWLAVRYRNQKDPRANPSAFL; encoded by the exons ATGGTCTGTGGCGGTTTCACTTGTTCCAAAAATGCGCTTTGTTCCCTGAATGTGGTTTACATG CTGGTTGGGCTGCTGCTGATTGGAGTAGCAGCATGGGGCAAGGGCTTCGGCCTGGTGTCGAGCATTCACATCATTGGAGGGGTTATTGCGGTTGGTGTCTTCCTGCTTCTAATCGCCATAGTAGGACTTATCGGGGCAATACACCACCACCAAGTCATGCTTTTCTTC TACATGGTCATCCTTTtcatcgtcttcctcttccAATTTGGAGTTTCCTGTTCCTGCTTGGCAATGAATCGTGGGCAGCAG GAAACACTTTTAAACTCTACTTGGGGAGTGTTGGACgacaaaacaaaatcaggcCTGGAGATCCAGCTGAACTGCTGTGGGCTGCTCAACACTACCAGTACCCGCGCTAAGTATGAGGAGGATGTGAAAAACTGCCCTGCC gcTTGCAAAGAGAACAGCTGTTCAACCTGTGGGGAAATGATGCTACATCATGCAACAGAAGCTCTGAAGATCCTTGGTGGTGTTGGACTCTTCTTCAGCTTTACAGAG ATTCTTGGAGTGTGGCTTGCTGTGCGCTACAGAAACCAGAAGGATCCACGAGCCAACCCGAGTGCTTTCCTATAG
- the tspan31 gene encoding tetraspanin-31 isoform X3, whose protein sequence is MLVGLLLIGVAAWGKGFGLVSSIHIIGGVIAVGVFLLLIAIVGLIGAIHHHQVMLFFYMVILFIVFLFQFGVSCSCLAMNRGQQETLLNSTWGVLDDKTKSGLEIQLNCCGLLNTTSTRAKYEEDVKNCPAACKENSCSTCGEMMLHHATEALKILGGVGLFFSFTEILGVWLAVRYRNQKDPRANPSAFL, encoded by the exons ATG CTGGTTGGGCTGCTGCTGATTGGAGTAGCAGCATGGGGCAAGGGCTTCGGCCTGGTGTCGAGCATTCACATCATTGGAGGGGTTATTGCGGTTGGTGTCTTCCTGCTTCTAATCGCCATAGTAGGACTTATCGGGGCAATACACCACCACCAAGTCATGCTTTTCTTC TACATGGTCATCCTTTtcatcgtcttcctcttccAATTTGGAGTTTCCTGTTCCTGCTTGGCAATGAATCGTGGGCAGCAG GAAACACTTTTAAACTCTACTTGGGGAGTGTTGGACgacaaaacaaaatcaggcCTGGAGATCCAGCTGAACTGCTGTGGGCTGCTCAACACTACCAGTACCCGCGCTAAGTATGAGGAGGATGTGAAAAACTGCCCTGCC gcTTGCAAAGAGAACAGCTGTTCAACCTGTGGGGAAATGATGCTACATCATGCAACAGAAGCTCTGAAGATCCTTGGTGGTGTTGGACTCTTCTTCAGCTTTACAGAG ATTCTTGGAGTGTGGCTTGCTGTGCGCTACAGAAACCAGAAGGATCCACGAGCCAACCCGAGTGCTTTCCTATAG
- the marchf9 gene encoding E3 ubiquitin-protein ligase MARCHF9 isoform X2: protein MRDLGMRGCGWPPFVDCHSRDDEEEYYGSDPRPRSLAFEDKEPKLQVGLDAVSLASTASSLRTPQCRICFQGPEQGELLSPCRCDGSVRCTHQPCLIRWISERGSWSCELCYFKYQVLAISTKNPLQWQAISLTVIEKVQIAAIILGSLFLIASISWLIWSSLSPSAKWQRQDLLFQICYGMYGFMDIVCIGLIIHEGSSVYRIFKRWQAVNQQWKVLNYEKSKDLGDPVSLSSKMGTRSSRSNPHGLASSSERQSRRLRTILNHHCGYTILHILSQLRPNDPRISSATNREVVMRVTTV, encoded by the exons ATGCGAGACCTGGGGATGCGAGGCTGCGGTTGGCCGCCTTTCGTCGACTGCCATTCCCGCGATGACGAGGAGGAGTACTACGGCAGCGACCCGCGGCCCCGGAGCCTGGCGTTCGAGGACAAGGAGCCCAAGCTGCAAGTGGGCCTGGACGCAGTGTCCCTGGCCAGCACGGCCAGCAGCCTGCGAACACCCCAGTGCCGAATCTGCTTCCAAGGCCCAGAGCAG GGGGAGCTGCTGAGCCCCTGCCGCTGTGATGGCTCTGTGCGCTGCACCCATCAGCCCTGCCTTATCCGCTGGATCAGCGAGAGAGGCTCCTGGAGCTGTGAGCTGTGCTACTTCAAGTACCAGGTCCTGGCCATCAGCACCAAGAACCCTCTGCAG tGGCAGGCCATCTCTCTGACTGTGATAGAAAAGGTGCAGATTGCTGCCATCATTCTGGGCTCCCTGTTCCTCATCGCCAGCATCTCCTGGCTCATCTGGTCCTCGCTCAGTCCCTCGGCCAAGTGGCAACGTCAGGACCTGCTGTTCCAGATCTGTTACGGCATGTACGGCTTCATGGACATCGTCTGCATAG GCCTCATCATTCATGAAGGATCATCGGTGTACCGCATCTTTAAACGATGGCAGGCTGTCAATCAGCAGTGGAAAGTACTGAACTATGAGAAATCTAAGGACCTGGGCGACCCGGTGAGTCTGAGTAGTAAGATGGGGACTCGCAGCTCTCGCAGCAACCCTCACGGCCtggccagcagcagcgagcgaCAGAGCCGGCGGCTAAGAACTATTCTCAACCACCATTGTGGATACACGATCTTGCACATCCTCAGCCAACTGAGGCCCAATGACCCGCGGATCAGCTCTGCAACCAACCGGGAGGTGGTGATGAGAGTCACCACTGTATAA
- the marchf9 gene encoding E3 ubiquitin-protein ligase MARCHF9 isoform X1, whose product MFKYRIRMFFNELKVLVFMRSDSRQSGSDADRRSSTMRDLGMRGCGWPPFVDCHSRDDEEEYYGSDPRPRSLAFEDKEPKLQVGLDAVSLASTASSLRTPQCRICFQGPEQGELLSPCRCDGSVRCTHQPCLIRWISERGSWSCELCYFKYQVLAISTKNPLQWQAISLTVIEKVQIAAIILGSLFLIASISWLIWSSLSPSAKWQRQDLLFQICYGMYGFMDIVCIGLIIHEGSSVYRIFKRWQAVNQQWKVLNYEKSKDLGDPVSLSSKMGTRSSRSNPHGLASSSERQSRRLRTILNHHCGYTILHILSQLRPNDPRISSATNREVVMRVTTV is encoded by the exons ATGTTCAAGTATCGGATCCGCATGTTTTTTAACGAACTGAAAGTCCTGGTGTTTATGCGATCAGATTCGAGGCAGTCCGGCTCAGACGCAGATCGACGCTCCAGCACCATGCGAGACCTGGGGATGCGAGGCTGCGGTTGGCCGCCTTTCGTCGACTGCCATTCCCGCGATGACGAGGAGGAGTACTACGGCAGCGACCCGCGGCCCCGGAGCCTGGCGTTCGAGGACAAGGAGCCCAAGCTGCAAGTGGGCCTGGACGCAGTGTCCCTGGCCAGCACGGCCAGCAGCCTGCGAACACCCCAGTGCCGAATCTGCTTCCAAGGCCCAGAGCAG GGGGAGCTGCTGAGCCCCTGCCGCTGTGATGGCTCTGTGCGCTGCACCCATCAGCCCTGCCTTATCCGCTGGATCAGCGAGAGAGGCTCCTGGAGCTGTGAGCTGTGCTACTTCAAGTACCAGGTCCTGGCCATCAGCACCAAGAACCCTCTGCAG tGGCAGGCCATCTCTCTGACTGTGATAGAAAAGGTGCAGATTGCTGCCATCATTCTGGGCTCCCTGTTCCTCATCGCCAGCATCTCCTGGCTCATCTGGTCCTCGCTCAGTCCCTCGGCCAAGTGGCAACGTCAGGACCTGCTGTTCCAGATCTGTTACGGCATGTACGGCTTCATGGACATCGTCTGCATAG GCCTCATCATTCATGAAGGATCATCGGTGTACCGCATCTTTAAACGATGGCAGGCTGTCAATCAGCAGTGGAAAGTACTGAACTATGAGAAATCTAAGGACCTGGGCGACCCGGTGAGTCTGAGTAGTAAGATGGGGACTCGCAGCTCTCGCAGCAACCCTCACGGCCtggccagcagcagcgagcgaCAGAGCCGGCGGCTAAGAACTATTCTCAACCACCATTGTGGATACACGATCTTGCACATCCTCAGCCAACTGAGGCCCAATGACCCGCGGATCAGCTCTGCAACCAACCGGGAGGTGGTGATGAGAGTCACCACTGTATAA
- the tspan31 gene encoding tetraspanin-31 isoform X1 — protein sequence MNSPNVVFSFCYSLKCTDCVAICASHYSFLLLVGLLLIGVAAWGKGFGLVSSIHIIGGVIAVGVFLLLIAIVGLIGAIHHHQVMLFFYMVILFIVFLFQFGVSCSCLAMNRGQQETLLNSTWGVLDDKTKSGLEIQLNCCGLLNTTSTRAKYEEDVKNCPAACKENSCSTCGEMMLHHATEALKILGGVGLFFSFTEILGVWLAVRYRNQKDPRANPSAFL from the exons ATGAACTCGCCTAACGTTGTCTTCTCGTTTTGCTACAGCCTAAAATGTACTGATTGTGTTGCTATTTGCGCTTCACATTACAGCTTTCTGTTG CTGGTTGGGCTGCTGCTGATTGGAGTAGCAGCATGGGGCAAGGGCTTCGGCCTGGTGTCGAGCATTCACATCATTGGAGGGGTTATTGCGGTTGGTGTCTTCCTGCTTCTAATCGCCATAGTAGGACTTATCGGGGCAATACACCACCACCAAGTCATGCTTTTCTTC TACATGGTCATCCTTTtcatcgtcttcctcttccAATTTGGAGTTTCCTGTTCCTGCTTGGCAATGAATCGTGGGCAGCAG GAAACACTTTTAAACTCTACTTGGGGAGTGTTGGACgacaaaacaaaatcaggcCTGGAGATCCAGCTGAACTGCTGTGGGCTGCTCAACACTACCAGTACCCGCGCTAAGTATGAGGAGGATGTGAAAAACTGCCCTGCC gcTTGCAAAGAGAACAGCTGTTCAACCTGTGGGGAAATGATGCTACATCATGCAACAGAAGCTCTGAAGATCCTTGGTGGTGTTGGACTCTTCTTCAGCTTTACAGAG ATTCTTGGAGTGTGGCTTGCTGTGCGCTACAGAAACCAGAAGGATCCACGAGCCAACCCGAGTGCTTTCCTATAG